In the genome of Caldisphaera lagunensis DSM 15908, the window AATTTTTTCCCAGATAATATTCTTATATTTGATGATTTTGAATTAAATGCCTTATTAATTTTACTTATAATACCTCCTGTAACATCAAATTGTGCCCTATTGATTATAGTTATTTTATAATTCTTGTTTACTTCTTTTATTAGATTTCCTTTTTCGTCTAATATTCCTTCCACATCTGTTGCAAAAAATAAACAATCAGAATTTATTATATTTGATATCTCTACTGATAAATCATCACCACTAATTATTTTGCCTTCATTATCAAAAATCGCATCTCCATAAGTAACCGGGATTAAACCATTATTCAAATCTCTTATAATTGGCATATAATTGCAATTTTTCGCATTATTTGTATTGCAGATTGTGTGAGCAGGATGTAACGATGCTGGTATACCCGAATTAACAAGTAATTTTATTACTGCCAAGGCCAATGTTAACATAGACTCTTGTATTTCAGAAGTTGCTACCTTATCAATAATTGATTTGTTTTTCTTAATCCTCTCGACCTCATAATGTCCGAAACTACCCCCACCATGAACTAATACTATCTTAGAGTCATATTTATTATGAAATCTCGCTATTTGATCTATTACATCATTTAAAGATTCCCAATTTACTGTATGCGGATTTGATTTATCAGTTATTAAGCTTCCTCCAAGTTTTATAACAACTTTATTGCAGCCCAATCTTTTCCCCAAAAAATAGGTAATGGTTATTTTGTTTTATTTTTTGCGTTAAA includes:
- a CDS encoding isopentenyl phosphate kinase, which translates into the protein MGCNKVVIKLGGSLITDKSNPHTVNWESLNDVIDQIARFHNKYDSKIVLVHGGGSFGHYEVERIKKNKSIIDKVATSEIQESMLTLALAVIKLLVNSGIPASLHPAHTICNTNNAKNCNYMPIIRDLNNGLIPVTYGDAIFDNEGKIISGDDLSVEISNIINSDCLFFATDVEGILDEKGNLIKEVNKNYKITIINRAQFDVTGGIISKINKAFNSKSSNIRILSGKKLFNALIGEDVGTRIIN